A genomic stretch from Empedobacter stercoris includes:
- a CDS encoding GNAT family N-acetyltransferase, with amino-acid sequence MKEILSFRKAVNVDLDRIWDILQQAIHKRKEEGSEQWQNGYPNKEVIKDDLINGYGYVIVDELHLIIGYLALIDREEPAYNNLVGSWLSDKPYLVIHRLAIAQDVSIKGIGTWTMKEVEHIALLKGIHSIKVDTNFDNLSMLRILEKLGYKYCGEVHYDGDPRKAYEKLL; translated from the coding sequence ATGAAAGAAATTCTTTCGTTTAGAAAAGCAGTAAATGTAGATTTGGATAGAATTTGGGATATTCTACAACAGGCAATTCACAAAAGAAAAGAGGAGGGGAGTGAGCAATGGCAGAATGGCTATCCAAATAAAGAGGTGATAAAGGATGATTTGATCAATGGTTATGGATATGTTATTGTGGATGAACTCCATTTGATTATTGGGTATTTGGCTTTGATTGATCGTGAAGAGCCTGCTTATAATAATTTGGTAGGTAGTTGGTTAAGCGATAAACCTTATCTTGTTATTCATCGTTTGGCTATTGCACAAGATGTTTCGATAAAAGGAATTGGAACGTGGACTATGAAAGAAGTAGAACACATTGCTTTACTTAAAGGCATTCATAGTATAAAGGTTGACACAAATTTTGACAATCTTTCGATGTTGAGAATTTTGGAAAAATTAGGTTATAAATATTGTGGAGAAGTGCATTACGATGGAGATCCAAGAAAAGCTTATGAGAAATTACTATAA
- a CDS encoding M3 family metallopeptidase, with amino-acid sequence MTNPLLEKFETPFESAPFSKIKNDDYKPAFIQAIDDAKAEIDAITSNAEAPTFENTIEAMELSGEKLGRISSIFFNLNSAETNDEIQQIAQEVSPLLSEFGNDVRLNQDLFERIKVVYNQKDSLKLTEEQAYLLEKKYKGFSRNGANLNEEDKNKLREIDKQLAMLSLQFGQNVLAETNAYELIITDENDLKGLPQYVIDQAKADAEQKKYEGWLITLHAPSYIPFMQYAENRELREKLFRANGVKAYQNNEYNNEENVKNIVKLRQERAKILGYKTHADYVLEERMAKKPETVLDFLHDLLTKAKPFAEKEIKELAAFAKEVDGIETLQRWDHGYYAEKLKQKKFSLSDEELKPYFQLENVIQGAFDIATKLYGITFKEIQTIDKYNEDITTYEVLDKNGEFLSLLYADFFPRSGKRPGAWMTSYREASNVHGNSKRPHISIVCNFTKPTKDTPSLLTFQEVTTLFHEFGHALHGMLPNTTYESLSGTNVYWDFVELPSQFYENFCYEPEALKLFAKHYKTGEIIPQELIDKVRESSTFMEGYQMVRQLSFGLLDMAYHANDLVEINDLQQFEKATFKQTELYPEVDKNIMSTSFSHIFQGGYSSGYYSYKWAEVLDADAFAFFQETGIFNQETAHKFYQLLSSGGTVEPMKLYEEFRGHKPTADALLKRAGLV; translated from the coding sequence ATGACGAATCCGCTATTAGAAAAATTTGAAACACCTTTTGAAAGTGCTCCTTTTTCTAAAATCAAAAATGATGATTACAAACCTGCATTTATTCAGGCAATTGATGATGCAAAAGCAGAAATTGATGCCATTACTTCAAATGCAGAAGCTCCTACTTTCGAAAATACAATTGAAGCAATGGAACTTTCGGGCGAAAAGTTAGGTCGAATTTCTTCAATCTTTTTCAATTTAAATTCAGCAGAAACAAATGATGAAATTCAACAAATTGCGCAAGAAGTTTCGCCATTATTATCTGAATTTGGGAATGATGTACGCTTGAATCAAGATTTATTTGAACGAATTAAAGTTGTTTATAATCAAAAAGATTCGCTAAAACTAACAGAAGAGCAAGCTTATTTATTGGAGAAAAAATACAAAGGTTTTTCGAGAAATGGAGCAAACCTGAACGAAGAAGATAAAAATAAACTTCGCGAAATTGATAAACAATTAGCCATGCTTTCGTTACAATTTGGGCAAAATGTATTAGCAGAAACCAATGCATACGAATTGATAATCACAGATGAAAATGACTTGAAAGGTTTACCTCAATATGTCATCGATCAAGCAAAAGCAGATGCTGAACAAAAAAAATACGAAGGGTGGTTAATTACATTGCACGCACCAAGTTACATTCCGTTTATGCAATATGCTGAAAATCGTGAATTGAGGGAAAAATTATTTAGAGCAAATGGTGTAAAAGCTTATCAAAATAATGAATACAACAACGAAGAAAATGTCAAGAATATAGTAAAACTTCGTCAAGAACGCGCTAAAATATTAGGGTACAAAACGCATGCTGATTATGTTTTAGAAGAACGTATGGCTAAAAAACCTGAAACGGTTTTAGATTTCTTACATGATTTATTAACAAAGGCAAAACCTTTTGCTGAAAAAGAAATCAAAGAATTAGCTGCCTTTGCAAAAGAAGTTGACGGGATTGAAACTTTACAACGTTGGGATCATGGGTATTATGCAGAGAAATTGAAACAGAAAAAATTTAGCCTTTCTGATGAAGAATTGAAACCTTATTTTCAATTAGAAAATGTCATTCAAGGTGCTTTTGATATTGCAACAAAATTATATGGTATTACGTTCAAAGAAATTCAGACTATAGATAAATACAATGAGGACATTACGACTTACGAAGTATTAGATAAAAATGGGGAATTCTTGAGTTTATTGTATGCAGATTTCTTCCCACGTTCAGGAAAACGCCCAGGAGCTTGGATGACAAGTTATAGAGAGGCTTCTAATGTACATGGTAATTCGAAACGACCACACATATCAATAGTATGTAATTTTACAAAACCTACAAAAGATACACCGTCATTATTGACATTTCAGGAAGTAACAACATTGTTCCACGAATTTGGACATGCATTACACGGAATGTTACCTAACACAACTTACGAAAGTCTATCTGGAACAAATGTATATTGGGATTTTGTAGAATTACCTTCTCAATTTTATGAAAACTTTTGTTATGAACCAGAAGCATTGAAGTTATTTGCTAAACATTATAAAACAGGTGAAATTATTCCACAAGAATTAATAGACAAAGTGCGTGAGTCTTCTACCTTTATGGAAGGTTATCAAATGGTTCGTCAATTGAGTTTTGGATTATTGGATATGGCTTATCACGCAAATGATTTAGTAGAAATTAATGATTTACAACAATTTGAAAAAGCAACATTCAAACAAACCGAATTATATCCAGAAGTAGATAAAAATATAATGAGTACATCTTTTTCTCATATTTTCCAAGGAGGCTATTCGTCTGGTTATTATTCCTATAAATGGGCCGAAGTTTTAGATGCTGATGCATTTGCCTTTTTCCAAGAAACTGGAATTTTTAACCAAGAAACAGCTCACAAATTCTATCAATTATTATCGTCTGGTGGCACAGTAGAACCGATGAAATTATACGAAGAATTTAGAGGACACAAACCTACAGCTGATGCTTTATTAAAGCGAGCTGGATTAGTATAA
- a CDS encoding 2-hydroxyacid dehydrogenase encodes MSVALLFNQKPTEEWQRNLQKLLPETKVEVYPIISNPEDVEFIATWKPHKDYIKEFPNLKVVQSVGAGIDHLLHTEIPDSVKVTRIVDSALKQEMFEHVLACIMTSMKNLLTYHKNQLQQEWIPKNYTSIHETTITILGLGEIGKLVAERFVALGFRVKGWSNSQKNMNGVATFVGKEGLNSAIANTDFIVNILPLTTETESILNYKFFNQCSKQTVLINVGRGAHLVEKDLLIAIDEKQIKEAYLDVFREEPLPENHPFWSNKNIYITPHIASVTNATTALQQVATNYKKLKNMETLENEVSLDKGY; translated from the coding sequence ATGAGTGTAGCCTTATTATTTAATCAAAAACCAACAGAGGAATGGCAAAGAAATTTGCAGAAATTATTGCCAGAAACAAAAGTCGAAGTTTACCCAATTATTTCAAACCCTGAAGATGTAGAATTTATAGCGACTTGGAAACCGCACAAGGATTATATAAAAGAATTTCCAAATTTGAAAGTTGTTCAATCTGTGGGAGCTGGTATTGATCATTTATTGCATACAGAAATTCCTGATTCTGTAAAGGTAACGCGCATCGTGGATTCAGCTTTGAAACAAGAGATGTTTGAGCATGTGTTGGCGTGTATAATGACATCAATGAAAAATCTATTGACGTATCATAAAAATCAGCTTCAACAGGAATGGATTCCAAAAAATTATACAAGTATTCATGAAACGACTATTACCATATTGGGATTAGGTGAGATAGGAAAACTGGTTGCAGAACGTTTTGTTGCCTTAGGTTTTCGCGTAAAAGGTTGGTCAAATTCTCAGAAGAATATGAATGGAGTAGCGACTTTTGTAGGTAAAGAAGGTTTGAATTCTGCTATTGCGAATACAGATTTTATAGTAAATATTTTACCGTTGACAACTGAGACAGAAAGTATTTTAAATTATAAGTTTTTTAATCAATGTTCTAAACAAACCGTTTTAATCAATGTTGGTCGAGGCGCTCATTTGGTCGAAAAGGATTTATTAATTGCTATTGATGAAAAGCAGATAAAAGAAGCCTATTTAGATGTATTCAGAGAAGAACCATTACCAGAAAATCACCCGTTTTGGTCGAATAAAAATATATACATAACGCCTCATATTGCGAGTGTTACTAATGCAACGACAGCTTTACAACAAGTAGCTACTAACTATAAGAAACTGAAAAATATGGAAACGTTAGAAAACGAAGTATCGTTGGATAAAGGCTATTAA
- a CDS encoding helix-turn-helix domain-containing protein, which translates to MSDYIQLYSIDNILRTYKEEATDRRLAIFDVGPENNYYFVKRKPYKFTSLGLILITAGTCEITVNLEPTLIKRDDIIVVLPGQLFEIIEHSADFAVKAIFIDSDLIIEAGFHVKSHNLVEFLSSKYPKIISLDKKIVRDMRYNLNKISKYTIKNDNIFAKDLVLHHFSVLMYEMGNYYNQAVTAKSATKEVRKEELAKQFLYLVSTHFRRQRNVQFYADEMFISRKHLTKIIVEVFNKSPKQIIAEAIILEAKVLLKNPKHSVSDVVTELNFIDTSVFSKFFKNYAGISPTTFIAST; encoded by the coding sequence ATGAGTGACTATATTCAACTTTATTCAATTGATAATATATTAAGAACTTACAAAGAAGAGGCAACTGATCGTCGGTTAGCAATATTTGATGTAGGTCCAGAAAATAACTATTATTTTGTAAAACGTAAACCCTATAAATTTACGTCACTTGGGTTGATTTTAATTACAGCAGGAACATGCGAAATCACGGTTAATTTAGAACCAACGTTGATTAAACGTGATGATATTATTGTAGTTTTACCAGGTCAGTTATTCGAAATTATAGAACATTCGGCTGATTTTGCAGTAAAAGCGATCTTTATTGATTCGGATTTGATTATAGAAGCTGGATTCCATGTGAAATCACATAATCTGGTTGAATTTTTGTCGTCTAAGTATCCTAAAATAATTTCATTAGATAAAAAAATTGTACGTGATATGCGTTATAATTTGAATAAAATCAGTAAATACACGATAAAAAACGATAATATCTTCGCAAAAGATTTGGTTTTACATCATTTTTCTGTCCTAATGTATGAAATGGGAAATTATTATAACCAAGCAGTAACAGCTAAAAGCGCAACGAAAGAAGTCAGAAAAGAAGAGTTAGCAAAACAGTTTTTGTATCTGGTTTCGACGCATTTTCGACGTCAACGCAATGTACAGTTTTATGCAGATGAAATGTTTATCAGCCGAAAGCATTTGACTAAAATTATTGTCGAAGTCTTTAATAAATCCCCAAAACAAATTATTGCAGAAGCTATTATATTGGAAGCTAAAGTTTTATTGAAAAACCCAAAACATAGTGTTTCTGATGTTGTAACTGAATTGAACTTTATTGACACTTCGGTTTTTAGTAAATTTTTCAAAAATTATGCAGGCATTTCTCCTACAACTTTTATAGCTTCAACCTAA
- a CDS encoding beta-ketoacyl-ACP synthase III, with protein sequence MKVDFTKKIFAHISAIGGYVPENKRTNSDLEKITDTSDEWIVKRTGIKERRILEEGLATSDMAVRAIHNLLETYQKDIKDVDALIVATSTPDMLMPATANIVCEKLAIENVWAFDMNAACSGFLYALDMGASLIESNRYKNVLVIGADKISAYVDIKDRSTNILFGDGAGVVWLEPTNEEGILDALLLSNGTGKEFLNIEGGGSLYPASSQLLVDEKRYIRQDGKIVFKNAIQSMSDTCINVLKRNDFSVEDVNWLVPHQANKRIIDAVGNEINIEEGKTLINIENYGNTIAATIPLCIWENTSRLKKGDLLMLTAFGAGFSWGASLLRWTI encoded by the coding sequence ATGAAGGTAGATTTTACAAAAAAAATATTTGCACATATTTCAGCAATTGGAGGTTATGTGCCAGAAAATAAACGAACTAATTCTGATTTAGAAAAAATTACAGATACTTCTGATGAATGGATTGTAAAAAGAACAGGAATTAAAGAACGACGAATTTTAGAGGAAGGTTTAGCAACTTCTGATATGGCAGTTCGTGCGATTCATAACTTACTTGAAACTTACCAAAAAGACATCAAAGATGTTGATGCATTAATTGTCGCTACTTCTACACCTGATATGCTGATGCCTGCAACGGCAAATATCGTTTGCGAAAAATTAGCAATAGAGAATGTATGGGCATTTGACATGAATGCAGCTTGTTCTGGATTTTTATATGCGCTCGATATGGGTGCTTCGTTGATTGAAAGCAATCGTTACAAGAATGTCTTGGTGATTGGTGCAGACAAAATTAGTGCGTATGTAGACATCAAAGATCGTTCGACGAATATCTTATTTGGTGACGGTGCGGGTGTTGTTTGGCTTGAACCAACAAACGAAGAAGGAATTTTAGATGCCTTGTTGTTAAGCAACGGAACTGGAAAAGAATTCTTAAACATCGAAGGAGGAGGATCTTTATATCCTGCAAGTTCGCAGTTATTGGTAGATGAGAAGCGTTATATCAGACAAGATGGTAAAATTGTTTTCAAAAATGCCATTCAATCAATGAGCGATACTTGTATAAATGTGTTAAAACGAAATGATTTTTCGGTAGAAGATGTGAATTGGTTAGTTCCGCATCAAGCGAATAAACGAATTATTGACGCTGTAGGAAACGAAATTAATATTGAAGAGGGTAAAACGTTAATCAATATAGAAAACTACGGAAACACAATCGCAGCCACTATACCGTTATGTATTTGGGAAAATACATCAAGATTAAAGAAAGGAGATTTATTGATGTTGACAGCATTTGGAGCAGGTTTCTCTTGGGGAGCAAGCTTATTGCGCTGGACTATCTAA
- a CDS encoding putative signal transducing protein, giving the protein MKLITLKTFETPIEAHILRSKLESENIDAFVFDEHSVGINQFLSNAIGGVKVKIKEEDTARAMKVLDEIKATDYTNDLDEIIVCPKCGSKAYYSYFKSMKGRKGLLSLLSSILFWVYPIYYKNVFKCKKCGEEFDGLQ; this is encoded by the coding sequence ATGAAACTAATTACATTAAAAACATTTGAAACTCCGATTGAAGCGCATATTTTACGATCGAAATTGGAAAGTGAAAATATAGATGCATTTGTTTTTGATGAACATTCGGTTGGAATAAATCAGTTCTTGTCTAATGCAATAGGTGGCGTAAAAGTGAAGATAAAAGAAGAAGACACTGCCCGTGCTATGAAGGTTTTGGATGAGATTAAAGCAACTGATTATACGAATGATTTAGATGAAATTATCGTCTGTCCGAAATGTGGTAGCAAAGCATATTATAGTTATTTCAAATCAATGAAAGGAAGAAAAGGTTTGCTTTCGTTATTATCTTCTATCCTCTTTTGGGTGTACCCTATTTACTACAAAAATGTTTTTAAATGTAAAAAGTGTGGAGAAGAATTTGATGGATTACAATAA
- a CDS encoding dienelactone hydrolase family protein: protein MKTIIQYLFLIVLLMNTANAQNLKQVVYKDGMQKLNGLVTENETNKLPGVLILPAWKGADNEAKQAALDLSKEGYIAFIADIYGEGNYPTNNAEAAKIAGKYKTDYSAYQKRIDLALQQLIEAGADSNKIAVIGYCFGGTGALEAARAQLPVLGVVSIHGGLAKDTVRENLPLKTKILIEHPAEDESVKQEDISNLIIEMNAGNTDWQMITYANSKHTFTNPESPDYNKQMAIRAWQHTLLFLKELLK, encoded by the coding sequence ATGAAGACTATTATTCAATATTTATTTTTAATCGTATTACTGATGAACACAGCAAATGCACAAAACCTAAAACAAGTTGTTTACAAAGATGGTATGCAAAAACTAAATGGTTTAGTCACGGAAAATGAGACAAATAAATTGCCAGGAGTTTTGATTCTTCCTGCTTGGAAAGGTGCAGATAATGAAGCAAAACAAGCTGCATTAGACTTGTCAAAAGAGGGATATATAGCATTTATTGCAGACATTTATGGCGAAGGTAATTATCCAACTAACAATGCAGAGGCAGCTAAAATTGCAGGGAAATATAAGACAGATTATAGCGCGTATCAAAAACGAATTGACTTAGCTTTACAACAGTTAATCGAAGCGGGTGCCGATTCAAACAAAATTGCAGTAATTGGTTATTGTTTTGGTGGTACAGGCGCTTTAGAAGCAGCGCGTGCTCAGTTGCCGGTGCTTGGTGTAGTTTCTATTCATGGAGGATTGGCAAAAGATACAGTTCGAGAAAATCTACCATTAAAAACAAAAATTTTGATAGAGCATCCAGCAGAAGACGAATCGGTAAAACAAGAAGATATATCGAATTTGATAATCGAAATGAATGCAGGAAATACAGATTGGCAAATGATTACCTATGCCAATTCCAAACATACCTTTACAAACCCAGAATCACCAGATTATAATAAACAAATGGCAATCAGAGCGTGGCAACACACTTTATTGTTTTTGAAAGAGCTTTTGAAATAA
- a CDS encoding AEC family transporter, translating into MVNFILIAVCIIAGMVFKATKSIHPDAHKGINTWILYLALPAVSFKYLPKVEWSQEMLFPIFSTVIIAVGSLFYMKFYSKAKGYSERSQRSLELASGYSNTSFIGFPLISAFYGEQYLSIAIICDQTMFLCLSTIGIVSALKGGSNGSGTISSSFILKRLFTFPPFLGCISALILSQFVDLSPAEPFFDKLAATVGPLALFSVGLQLKFNGWRKLWSQISMSMVYKLMIAPAVVMLLALVIGIKGDVAKISIFEAAMPTLVTSSIIAEQFKLNTKLTNLIIGISIIVGFFTAAFWYEMIELFIK; encoded by the coding sequence ATGGTAAATTTTATATTAATCGCAGTCTGCATTATCGCCGGAATGGTGTTTAAAGCAACAAAATCTATACATCCTGATGCACATAAAGGGATCAATACATGGATTTTATATTTAGCTTTACCAGCAGTCTCGTTTAAGTATTTACCAAAAGTAGAATGGTCGCAAGAAATGCTATTCCCTATCTTTTCGACTGTCATTATTGCGGTAGGAAGTTTGTTTTATATGAAGTTCTACAGCAAAGCAAAAGGGTATTCTGAACGTTCGCAACGTTCGTTAGAGTTGGCGAGTGGTTATAGCAATACTTCATTCATCGGTTTTCCATTGATTTCGGCATTTTATGGTGAACAATATTTGAGTATTGCGATTATTTGCGATCAAACGATGTTTTTGTGTTTGTCTACAATCGGAATTGTATCAGCCTTAAAAGGTGGTAGTAACGGTTCTGGAACAATTAGTTCTTCCTTTATTTTGAAACGATTGTTTACCTTCCCTCCTTTTTTGGGTTGTATCAGTGCATTGATTTTGTCACAATTTGTCGACTTATCTCCAGCCGAACCTTTCTTTGATAAATTGGCTGCAACAGTTGGTCCTTTAGCTTTATTTTCGGTTGGATTACAATTAAAATTTAATGGTTGGAGAAAGTTATGGTCTCAAATCTCGATGTCGATGGTATACAAACTGATGATTGCACCTGCCGTTGTGATGCTTTTAGCCCTTGTAATTGGTATAAAAGGTGATGTAGCAAAAATCTCTATTTTCGAGGCTGCAATGCCAACTTTAGTAACCTCGAGTATCATTGCAGAGCAGTTTAAACTAAACACTAAATTAACCAATTTGATTATTGGAATTAGTATTATTGTTGGGTTCTTTACCGCTGCTTTTTGGTATGAGATGATAGAATTGTTTATCAAATAA
- a CDS encoding PaaI family thioesterase gives MTPEKRKLIEASFNRSETLKFYNALLIECETDYVSIKIPKQEMMTRKHGMFNGAMIASLVDVSSGYAAVSHYEDDCYVVTVELKVNYLRPALGDYLLSKAYVIKGGKKISTIRTEVYVVNEETGKETHAATSLVTMMRIK, from the coding sequence ATGACACCAGAAAAAAGAAAGTTAATAGAAGCAAGTTTTAATCGTTCGGAAACATTAAAATTCTATAACGCTTTATTGATTGAATGTGAAACTGATTATGTTTCTATCAAAATACCGAAACAAGAGATGATGACGCGTAAACATGGGATGTTTAATGGTGCAATGATTGCTTCTTTGGTTGATGTTTCTTCTGGGTATGCAGCTGTTTCGCATTATGAGGATGATTGTTATGTGGTAACTGTAGAACTAAAGGTAAATTATTTGAGACCAGCATTGGGCGATTATTTATTGTCGAAAGCGTATGTGATAAAAGGTGGAAAAAAGATAAGTACCATACGAACAGAGGTATATGTTGTAAACGAAGAAACTGGGAAAGAAACACATGCAGCTACATCTTTGGTCACGATGATGAGAATAAAATAG
- a CDS encoding alpha/beta fold hydrolase, with amino-acid sequence MQSLQQVTIPVWPLEDNTILNNVSVTFQLFGLPLGTAPVILINHSLHGDSDCTYHWDGVMGKNKAIDLNEYTVISIDIPGNGVSQTIKYDYIPRDHITARDVAVLFWLTLFELEVQEIFAIIGADLGGGLAWEMACLFPNKVLNIIPIAASPKTTDWLVKEPTAKSEYLKSIFYSIDISRNRGDILEVSQYIKSKIHVIYVKNGNLFNKTELKRYYAKLQGFNKHVQFHEIEQIEDNELLKANIDKVEKIVDGILEKEFINNVA; translated from the coding sequence ATGCAAAGTTTACAACAAGTAACAATCCCAGTTTGGCCCTTAGAGGACAATACAATTTTAAACAATGTTTCAGTAACATTTCAACTATTTGGGCTTCCATTAGGAACAGCACCAGTTATTTTGATTAATCATTCCTTACACGGAGATTCAGATTGTACCTATCATTGGGATGGTGTCATGGGAAAAAACAAAGCAATTGATCTTAATGAGTATACGGTAATTAGTATAGATATTCCTGGCAATGGTGTTTCCCAAACCATTAAGTACGATTATATTCCACGCGATCATATCACAGCACGCGATGTGGCGGTGTTGTTTTGGTTGACGTTATTTGAGTTGGAAGTACAAGAAATTTTTGCCATTATTGGTGCAGATTTAGGTGGAGGATTGGCATGGGAAATGGCGTGTCTGTTCCCAAATAAGGTGTTGAACATCATTCCGATTGCAGCAAGTCCTAAGACAACAGATTGGTTGGTAAAAGAGCCCACTGCAAAAAGTGAGTACCTAAAATCTATTTTCTATTCGATAGATATTTCACGTAACAGAGGCGATATTTTAGAAGTTTCGCAATACATCAAATCAAAAATACATGTGATTTATGTGAAGAACGGAAACTTGTTCAATAAAACCGAACTAAAACGTTATTATGCCAAATTACAAGGGTTTAACAAACATGTGCAGTTTCATGAAATAGAACAAATAGAAGACAACGAATTACTAAAAGCAAACATCGATAAGGTTGAAAAAATAGTAGACGGTATCCTCGAAAAAGAGTTTATTAATAACGTTGCATAA
- a CDS encoding DUF6266 family protein, whose protein sequence is MAEIKKGILGGFSGKVGTVVGVNWRGKDIIRSLPKKSKSQPTDLQLMQQIKFKKIIGFLQPIRLILNLYFGNRVGLKSRYNIATSYMLNNALEMENGLPIIVLERVLVSKGDLVGFLQPTIDTAGGDSFQMNWEDNSGQGNAQPSDLVNLVCYCEELNSFEVFQNVVTRDSMIIDVTLPTYYNGKKVNFWAFLNSETKAMASTSIYLGEYMVV, encoded by the coding sequence ATGGCAGAAATTAAAAAAGGAATCCTTGGTGGATTCTCAGGAAAAGTAGGAACTGTAGTAGGCGTTAATTGGCGCGGCAAAGACATTATCCGTAGTTTGCCAAAAAAATCTAAAAGCCAACCTACTGATTTGCAATTGATGCAACAAATCAAATTTAAGAAAATTATTGGTTTTTTGCAACCAATTCGTCTTATTCTTAATTTATATTTTGGGAATAGAGTTGGGCTAAAATCGCGCTACAACATTGCGACGTCTTATATGCTGAACAATGCATTGGAAATGGAGAATGGTTTACCCATTATTGTATTAGAGCGTGTGTTGGTGTCGAAAGGCGATTTGGTTGGCTTTTTACAACCTACGATAGACACGGCAGGTGGGGATAGTTTCCAAATGAATTGGGAAGATAATTCTGGGCAAGGCAATGCGCAACCTTCGGATCTTGTGAATCTTGTTTGTTATTGCGAGGAACTAAATTCGTTCGAAGTGTTTCAGAATGTTGTAACTCGTGATTCTATGATTATAGATGTTACTTTACCAACGTATTACAATGGCAAAAAAGTGAATTTTTGGGCGTTTCTGAATAGTGAAACAAAGGCTATGGCGAGTACCAGTATTTATCTTGGCGAGTATATGGTTGTGTAA